In the Flavobacteriales bacterium genome, CGGCCAGCGGGACGCCCTGCACACCGACCTGAAGCAGCGGCTGGGCATCACGGTGAGCCGGGTGGAGGTGGGGCGCATCGACCTGCTGCGCGACACGGCCCAGCTGCGTGTGTTCTACTACGACGATGAGCAGGCGCCCGGCTCGTTCACGGAAATGGCGGCCGACGACGGGGACGACTAGTCGGCATGGATGAGCGCCACGGCGTAGGCGCACGCGCCCTCCTCGCGGCCCACGTACCCAAGCTTCTCGTTGGTGGTGGCCTTGATGCCCACGGCCTCCTCCTCCACCCCGAGGATGGGCGCGATCACACGCTTCATGGCCGGGATGTGCGGCTTGATCCGCGGACGCTCCATCACCAGGCTGCAGTCCACGTTGCCCACGCGCCAGCCCTTTTCGCCGATCAGGCGCACCACCTCGCGGAGCAGCCCGGTGCTGTCGGCGCCCTTCCAGCGCGGGTCGGTGTCGGGGAAATGGTGGCCGATGTCGGGCAGGCCGGCGGCGCCCAACAGGGCATCGCAGAGGGCATGCAGCAGCACGTCGGCATCGCTGTGGCCCAGAAGGCCGGTGTGGTGGTCGATGCGCACGCCGCCCAACCACAGGGCCCGCCCTTCGGCCAGCCGGTGCACATCGTACCCGAAGCCGACCCGGAAGCGCATCACTCGGCCTCCTGCTTCTTCTTCTTGCTCTTGTCGAAGTTGAACCCGAGCGTGAAGCGCAGCGTGTTGGCCAGCGGGCTGCGCTGCGTGTTGGCGATCAGGTAGCTCAGGTCGATCGAGAAGATGCTGTAGCGCACGCCGGCGCCCAGCGTGAAGTACTTGCGGTTGCCCTTGGTGTAGTGCTCCCAGAAGTAGCCGGCGCGGAAGGCGAACTGCTTGGCGTACCAGTACTCCAGGCCACCGCCCAGGTTGATCTCGCGGAACTCCTCCTTGGTCTTGCTTCCGCTCACCAGCTGGCCGTTCTGGTCGTACCAGCCCGGCGCATCACCGAAGCTCTGGAACACCCCTTCGGCCACGCCCACGTTGGGGTCCTTGCCGCTGGCGATCACGAACTGGCCGGTGGTGGGGTCCACCACATAGTTGCCGGCGCTGTCCAGCTCGAAGATCGGCGGGGTGGGCACCAGCAGCTTGTTGGCGTCGAAGTGGAAGCTGATGCTGTTGTAGTCGTCGATGTCGTAGGTGAAGCGCGGACCGAGACGGAGGTTGATGGGGATGAAGTCCCGCCGGGCCGTCTCGGAGTACGACATCTTGGCGCCGATGTTGGAGATGTTGAGGCCGAAGGCGAAGGTGCCCGTGTTGTCGCCCAGTTGCAGGTCGGGCTTCTGGTAGTAGAAGGAGACGTCGGCGGCCACCGACTGGCCGGCCTTGGTGTTGGCGTTGTTCACGTTGAGGCCGCCGGTGAGGTTGCTGTTGATGTACCGCACGGCGATGCCGCCGCTGAAGAAGTCGCTGAACTGCTGGGCGAAGGCGATGTCCACGGCGAACTCGGCGGGCTTGAACTCGCGGATGGGGTTGCCGTTCTGGTCGGTGAACTGGATGCTGCCCAGGTCGAAGTAGCGCAACGAGCCCCCGATGGTGCTCTTCTTGTTGCCCAGCCGGCCGTAACCGGCCACGTACGCCAGGCTCATGTCCGGCACCAGGTTGCGGAGCCAGGGGCTGAAACTGATGTGGAACTCCCCATCGTTGGGCGCGAAGGCCAGCTTCGAGGGGTTCCAGTGGATCGAGTTGGCGTCCGGGGAGATGGCCACCCCGGCATCGCCCATGCCGCCCGCCCGGCTGTCCACCGAGATCATCAGGAAGGGCACCGCGGTGGTGATCGTGTTCAGGTCCTGCCCGCAGGGCTGTCCGGTCACCTGGTTGATGCAGTCCGAACTCACCTGTGCGAGGGACAACAGCGGAAGGATGAGCGCGCCGAGGAGGGGACCGGAGCGGCTCAGGGACAAGGAATGACGCATCAGGGTCGGGGTCTGCGGAAAAAGGACGGCAAATATACGCCTCCTCCCCCCTGGATATTGTGTGCCGATCACCTGAGGATCACGAGCTTCTCCAGCTTTTCGGCCTTGTCGCCCTCGGGGGTCATCACGTTGAGGCGGTACACGTACACCCCGCGGCCCAGCTTGTCACCGTAGTCGTCGCGGCCGTCCCAGGCCAGGGGCTCGCTGCGGAAGCCCTCGCAGGCCAGCTGCCGGTTGATCGTCTTCACCAGCCGCCCGGCCACGGTGAACACCTGCACCTGAACGTCCAGGGTGGTGCACGGCCGGTTGTGCTCGAAGAAGAACTGGGTGTTGGTGGTGAAGGGGTTGGGGTAGTTCAGCACGTGCTCCAGGGCCAGTTCGGCACTGGGGGCCACCACGAACTCGGTGCTGGCCTCGGCGGAGTTGTTGAACACGTCCCAGGCCTTCACCCGCAGGGTGTGCCCCCCCTCGGCCAGGTCATCGAAGCGGTAGCGGGCCGAGCCGCTGCGGTAGGTGTCCAGATCGGCCTCGTACTGGTCGTTCAGCACGATGGCCTGGTCGGTGTTCTCGTCCAGCACCGCCACCAGGTCGTGGCCGATGCTGCTGCCCATGGTATTGATCCCATTGGCATCATAGAGCTTCACCAGCAGCAGCGGGTCCTCGTTGGTGATGCCGCCGCGCACGAAGCGGTCGTCGTTCATGAACACCTGGACCGTGGGACCGTCCTCATCCGGGGCGACGTTCGTGGCGGTGCCGCCGACCAGCGCATCGTTCGTGGCACCACAGCCGTTGGTCTCCAGGTTCTCCACATAGCAGCTGATGCGGCCAGGGCCCACCAGGTAGTTGATGTCCTGCGGCACTACGAAGGTGAAGCTGAACAGCCCACCGCTCACCGTGGCCATGCCGCGGTAGATGATGTTCTTGCGCAGGCTGAAGGGGAACGGGGAGCCACCGTCATTGGCCAGCGTCTGCTGCTGCACGCGCTTGTCGAACACCGTGGGGATCACCAGGCCGTTGAGCCCGGTGAGCAGGTTGCCGCCCGCATCCACCACCTCTCCTGTGATCCTCACGGTGGCCAGCGCGTTCATCGTATCAACCGGGTTACCGAGCGTGTCCGTGATGGCGGTGATGCGCACCTCGTGGCGTGGCATGGCCAGCCGCATGCTGGGGTCGCCGAGCAGGGAGAAGTTGCGATGGTTCACCTGCGAGGGCTGGGCGGTGGTGATGTCCACCTTGGTGCGGCGGAACACATCGCCCAGCGCGGCCGGCCGGCCCTGCTCGTCGACACGCTCGAACACGTGGTCGTAGAAGTCCTGGGACAGGGCGTAGTTCTGGTTGCTGTAGGCGATGCGGGTGGTGGTCATCAGCCCGATGCCGCCCCCGTTGGGGTTCAGCAGCACATACTCACCGGCCGAGGTCCGCGCGGGGTCGTCCCACCGGCTGAACTCACAGGTTGCCGTCATGAACAGCGGCAACCGGTCCAGGTTGCTCCAGCCCAGAATGGTGGAGTTGTCCAGAAAACGCTCGTGCGCCCAGCCCACCTCGCCGCCATGGCCCACGTAGTTCACCAGCAGCGCGCCGCGCTGCACGCCGTCACGCAGATCGGCCTGGGCCTCGGGGTAGCGCTCGCCACCGGGTGTGCTCGTCTGCTGGTAGGCGTCCAGGTACACCTTGTTGACGTTGTAGCACGGGAACTCGTTCTCCACGGCGGTGGCCAGGGCATCGCTCTGGCTCATGTGGATGGTGCTTTCAAAGACGTCGCCTTCCTGGTCGTCGCTGGCGAAGAGGAGCCAGGTGCGCCAGTCGTTGATGCCACCATCACTGCCCACGGCGCACTGGGCCTCGGTGCCGTTCATCAGCTGCAGCCTGTCATAGTTCAGGATCTTGGACGCCATCTCCTGGGCCTGGGAGATGGAGCTCACCGGGATGCGGCCCACGCCGATGTCCACCAGATCGCCCTGGTACTCCCCTTCATCATTGTCCAGCAGTCCGAAGTAGTCATCCGAGCAGTAGCTGAGGCTGGCATGCCAGGAATTGGCGGTCTGATAGCTCGGCAGGAAGCTCTGGTTGCTGAGCGCCCGGTTAAGGTTGTTGTAGGAGCCGTCGCCATACAGCAGCAGGTAGCGGGGCATCAACGCGGGGTCCGTTCCCGCCTTGTCGTACAGCATCTTCATGTAGCGCTTGATGGCCGTGGCATCGCGCATGCCGGAGGAGAACTCGTTGTACACCTCCTGCGGGCTCACCAGGACCACGGTGAGGCCTTCGCTGACACGGCGGTCGGCGATCTGCTGCGCCGCGGCCCGGAAGGCGTCGGGCACCACGATCACCAGGTCGGTCGGCAGGGCGGTCGCGTGCAGGTCCTGGTTGGGGACCTTCCCCGCCGGCGTGGGGGTCAGCAGGCCCGTGCTCCGAAAAGCCGCGAACTGGCGCAGGCTGTCGGTGCGCAGCCGGAACAGCTTCTGGGTGCCGTTGTCGGTCACCGGCACCTGCATGACAGCGGCGGGGTCGGTGATGTCCCAGATAGTGAGGGGCCCGGAGGCCTGGTCCAGCACGAAGTCCGTCACCTCGCCCGCCCCCACGCTGGTGAGGTCGCGGAAGAGCATCTGGTTGCCCACCAGCTTGAGGTCCCTGCGCGCGTTCAGCTCCAGGAAGTTCATCCACCCGATGGAGGATGCGGGGTTGTGCTTGATGAAGGTGACCGTGAAGGGCAGGTTATTGCCCGAGGCGTTGAAGCAGAAGGTGTGTCGCGTGGATTTGGCCTGCTCCCCGGTGTAGCCGTTGGGCACGCCCTGCACGGACACGGTGGAGTCCAGGGCGGCGCCGGAGGTCACCCGCCAGCTGCTCGCGTTCCCCGTGCCCACCGTGCGCGACAGCACGTCCATCACCAGGCAGGCCGGGTCCTGCGGGCGGAGGAAGGGCACACCGAAGTTGTACGAGTAGGTCGTGGTGAGGTCATAGACATCTCCATAGAGCTCACGCCCTGACTTGAGCAGGGTCACCGCATCCACCTCGAGGAACTGCCGGTCGTCGAACGAGGTGCTGGTGCGGGTGGCGGGATCAAGCACCTCCGGGAGGGTGCCCACACGCAGGGCGGGTTCCACCCCGATGCCCACGAAGTACGAAGCGGAGTCGGAGAACACATGCTTGGTATGCCGGAAGCGGCCGGTGCCGCCATCCAGGGTCCAACGGTGCGGACCGGTGGCGTAGAAGACGAGGCGGTCGCCGGGGCCGAAGGTGCCATCCCCACCATCCTCCATGACCACCGCGTTGGGCACCAGGTCCGTCCCCGGCAGTTGGTCGTTCTCGAAGGGCAGCATGCCGTGGTGGCGGCCGTACAGGTTCACTTGGTCGCTGGGCACCGTTCCGGCCAGGCCCATGTCCTCCAGCTGCTCATACGTCAGTGCGTACACGCCGTCCTGCGTCAACTGCACGCGATACCATTCGCCCGAGGCCAGTCGGGAGGTGGGCGGATAGCTCTTGGGCTGGACGAGGGGTCCTCCGCCCCGACCTTCCACGATGGACAGGGTGTACGAGGTCAATCGCTCCCATTGTCCGGTACCGCTGTTCTTCCTATAAGGATAGATGTCCACCAGCGCCATGGGCTGCTTGCGCTGGGTCGCCAGGCGGGTCACCACAAGAGGTTGTGTCCACGCCGCATCCAATCCGGGCTGGCCTTCCACCTCCTCCCGGATCATCGGGATGTAGGTGGTGTTGGTGAGGTGGGCGGAAAAGGAGGTCGTGCCGCTCCCCAAGGGGCGCACCTCATGATGGAAGGGGAGGTCCTGCCGGGCCGGGTCCAGGTGCATGGCCCGCGGGGCGGTCGCAGGGGTCCCGCGCTCGGTCACGACCCGCTCGTCGTTCCGGGTGTTCTGCACGCTGCGCGTGGGCTGCGTGGGGGGAACGGCACCCACCGTCGGGTTGGTCCGGCCCGGTGCCGGAGCCGTCCGTGTGGGTCCTGTGGGGACGGACCGTTGAGGGGGGGCGGTCCGCTCCTGTGCGGTGGCGGCCACGCCGGTGAACAGGAGGATGGCGAGGGGGAGGTGCAGGGACCGGATCATGAACAGTGATCAACAGGTTTTCAACAGGAATGACCGAAAGTACTACCTTCGGCCGGTGCGTTGCGGAGCACCCGCTTCAACGGGGCCTGGTCGG is a window encoding:
- the porU gene encoding type IX secretion system sortase PorU, which produces MIRSLHLPLAILLFTGVAATAQERTAPPQRSVPTGPTRTAPAPGRTNPTVGAVPPTQPTRSVQNTRNDERVVTERGTPATAPRAMHLDPARQDLPFHHEVRPLGSGTTSFSAHLTNTTYIPMIREEVEGQPGLDAAWTQPLVVTRLATQRKQPMALVDIYPYRKNSGTGQWERLTSYTLSIVEGRGGGPLVQPKSYPPTSRLASGEWYRVQLTQDGVYALTYEQLEDMGLAGTVPSDQVNLYGRHHGMLPFENDQLPGTDLVPNAVVMEDGGDGTFGPGDRLVFYATGPHRWTLDGGTGRFRHTKHVFSDSASYFVGIGVEPALRVGTLPEVLDPATRTSTSFDDRQFLEVDAVTLLKSGRELYGDVYDLTTTYSYNFGVPFLRPQDPACLVMDVLSRTVGTGNASSWRVTSGAALDSTVSVQGVPNGYTGEQAKSTRHTFCFNASGNNLPFTVTFIKHNPASSIGWMNFLELNARRDLKLVGNQMLFRDLTSVGAGEVTDFVLDQASGPLTIWDITDPAAVMQVPVTDNGTQKLFRLRTDSLRQFAAFRSTGLLTPTPAGKVPNQDLHATALPTDLVIVVPDAFRAAAQQIADRRVSEGLTVVLVSPQEVYNEFSSGMRDATAIKRYMKMLYDKAGTDPALMPRYLLLYGDGSYNNLNRALSNQSFLPSYQTANSWHASLSYCSDDYFGLLDNDEGEYQGDLVDIGVGRIPVSSISQAQEMASKILNYDRLQLMNGTEAQCAVGSDGGINDWRTWLLFASDDQEGDVFESTIHMSQSDALATAVENEFPCYNVNKVYLDAYQQTSTPGGERYPEAQADLRDGVQRGALLVNYVGHGGEVGWAHERFLDNSTILGWSNLDRLPLFMTATCEFSRWDDPARTSAGEYVLLNPNGGGIGLMTTTRIAYSNQNYALSQDFYDHVFERVDEQGRPAALGDVFRRTKVDITTAQPSQVNHRNFSLLGDPSMRLAMPRHEVRITAITDTLGNPVDTMNALATVRITGEVVDAGGNLLTGLNGLVIPTVFDKRVQQQTLANDGGSPFPFSLRKNIIYRGMATVSGGLFSFTFVVPQDINYLVGPGRISCYVENLETNGCGATNDALVGGTATNVAPDEDGPTVQVFMNDDRFVRGGITNEDPLLLVKLYDANGINTMGSSIGHDLVAVLDENTDQAIVLNDQYEADLDTYRSGSARYRFDDLAEGGHTLRVKAWDVFNNSAEASTEFVVAPSAELALEHVLNYPNPFTTNTQFFFEHNRPCTTLDVQVQVFTVAGRLVKTINRQLACEGFRSEPLAWDGRDDYGDKLGRGVYVYRLNVMTPEGDKAEKLEKLVILR
- the porV gene encoding type IX secretion system outer membrane channel protein PorV; its protein translation is MRHSLSLSRSGPLLGALILPLLSLAQVSSDCINQVTGQPCGQDLNTITTAVPFLMISVDSRAGGMGDAGVAISPDANSIHWNPSKLAFAPNDGEFHISFSPWLRNLVPDMSLAYVAGYGRLGNKKSTIGGSLRYFDLGSIQFTDQNGNPIREFKPAEFAVDIAFAQQFSDFFSGGIAVRYINSNLTGGLNVNNANTKAGQSVAADVSFYYQKPDLQLGDNTGTFAFGLNISNIGAKMSYSETARRDFIPINLRLGPRFTYDIDDYNSISFHFDANKLLVPTPPIFELDSAGNYVVDPTTGQFVIASGKDPNVGVAEGVFQSFGDAPGWYDQNGQLVSGSKTKEEFREINLGGGLEYWYAKQFAFRAGYFWEHYTKGNRKYFTLGAGVRYSIFSIDLSYLIANTQRSPLANTLRFTLGFNFDKSKKKKQEAE
- a CDS encoding 2-C-methyl-D-erythritol 2,4-cyclodiphosphate synthase — translated: MRFRVGFGYDVHRLAEGRALWLGGVRIDHHTGLLGHSDADVLLHALCDALLGAAGLPDIGHHFPDTDPRWKGADSTGLLREVVRLIGEKGWRVGNVDCSLVMERPRIKPHIPAMKRVIAPILGVEEEAVGIKATTNEKLGYVGREEGACAYAVALIHAD